From a single Candidatus Omnitrophota bacterium genomic region:
- the ispF gene encoding 2-C-methyl-D-erythritol 2,4-cyclodiphosphate synthase produces the protein MPALRIGLGHDLHRLESGRPFVLGGVKIPHERGPLGHSDGDALLHAVADALLGARGLGDIGTFFPPGEALTAGMDSRKLLEEVKCRALGKDWRVLNVDTVIVTDEPQIGPHREAIAQSLAQLLEIDPSCVGVKAKSSEGVTPESGGAALSASAVVLLEMREES, from the coding sequence ATGCCCGCATTGCGGATTGGATTAGGACACGACTTGCACCGTTTGGAATCCGGGCGGCCTTTTGTCCTGGGGGGCGTGAAAATTCCGCATGAGCGCGGGCCGCTTGGGCATTCGGACGGGGATGCGCTTTTGCACGCCGTGGCCGATGCTCTCTTAGGAGCCCGGGGCTTGGGGGATATCGGGACTTTCTTCCCGCCCGGCGAGGCATTGACTGCGGGCATGGATAGTCGGAAACTCTTGGAGGAGGTTAAGTGCCGGGCCTTGGGCAAGGATTGGCGGGTCCTCAATGTGGATACGGTCATTGTGACGGATGAGCCCCAAATCGGCCCGCACCGTGAAGCAATTGCGCAGTCGCTCGCCCAGCTCCTGGAGATCGATCCAAGCTGCGTGGGCGTGAAGGCGAAATCGAGCGAAGGAGTGACTCCGGAGAGCGGCGGCGCAGCGTTATCGGCCTCGGCGGTGGTACTATTGGAAATGCGGGAGGAATCATAG
- the cysE gene encoding serine O-acetyltransferase, protein MLRWGFADEINAAMERDPAARNPWEILLTYSGVHAIILHRIAHALLNRRMRFFARWLSQISRFMTGIEIHPGAQIGEGLFIDHGMGVVIGETTVIGEDVTLFQGVTLGGTGKEKGKRHPTLGSRIVVGAGAKVLGNITIGDDVNIGANAVVIKDTPPNATVVGVPGRVVRRKGRPVHEISMDHVHLPDPVLERLERLQHEIDSIEAHIRSLHPLRPEKPESGK, encoded by the coding sequence ATGCTGCGCTGGGGTTTTGCCGATGAAATCAACGCGGCCATGGAGCGCGATCCGGCTGCGCGCAATCCGTGGGAGATTTTGCTTACTTACTCCGGCGTGCACGCGATTATTCTGCATCGTATTGCGCATGCTCTGCTCAACCGGCGAATGCGCTTTTTTGCGCGCTGGTTGTCCCAGATCTCCCGTTTCATGACGGGAATTGAGATACACCCCGGGGCACAGATCGGAGAGGGACTTTTTATTGATCACGGAATGGGAGTGGTCATTGGCGAAACGACGGTTATTGGAGAGGACGTGACTCTCTTTCAGGGCGTCACTTTGGGAGGGACCGGCAAGGAAAAGGGGAAGAGGCACCCTACCTTGGGCAGCCGTATTGTGGTTGGTGCGGGCGCCAAGGTTCTGGGGAATATTACCATTGGGGATGACGTGAATATCGGCGCCAATGCCGTGGTCATCAAGGATACTCCTCCGAATGCAACAGTGGTGGGCGTGCCCGGCCGTGTTGTGCGGCGCAAGGGCAGGCCGGTTCATGAAATTTCGATGGATCATGTCCATCTGCCCGATCCGGTGCTCGAGCGGTTGGAACGTCTGCAACACGAAATTGATTCCATCGAGGCTCACATACGTTCGCTGCACCCGCTGCGTCCCGAAAAGCCTGAAAGCGGCAAGTAG